One Danio aesculapii chromosome 11, fDanAes4.1, whole genome shotgun sequence genomic region harbors:
- the hoxc12b gene encoding homeobox protein Hox-C12b, whose product MGEHNLFNPGFVGQLVNINARDAFYLSNFRASGGQLAGLQTLRLSRRDNVCSLPWNPSEPCSGYPQSHISGPVTLNPTYNQSCDITRQEDNKCFYSDSACATSGGGDNNSTNLISKEKALDNSSVSITAENGLNNLNGMDNGGSYSKYDCLTPAEHSIPNPRLCRSLESPSGSSFINEGAKTSSGITHSLTSPDIQTSVAALNGGALWYPMHRQTRKKRKPYSKLQLNELEGEFILNEFITRQRRRELSDRLNLTDQQVKIWFQNRRMKKKRLLMREQALSYF is encoded by the exons ATGGGCGAGCATAATCTCTTTAATCCGGGGTTTGTTGGACAATTGGTTAACATTAATGCAAGAGATGCATTTTACCTCTCCAATTTCCGTGCGTCGGGGGGACAGCTAGCGGGACTACAAACCCTCCGCTTATCCAGAAGGGATAATGTCTGCTCTTTGCCTTGGAATCCATCGGAACCATGCAGTGGATACCCACAATCTCATATTAGCGGCCCCGTTACCCTAAACCCCACATACAATCAATCATGCGACATTACTCGGCAGgaagacaacaaatgtttttatagtGACAGTGCATGCGCCACCAGCGGCGGTGGTGACAATAACAGTACCAATCTCATATCAAAAGAGAAAGCATTGGATAACTCATCAGTATCCATTACTGCAGAGAACGGACTGAACAATCTGAACGGAATGGACAACGGGGGAAGTTATTCAAAATATGACTGCCTGACACCTGCAGAACATTCAATCCCAAATCCTCGCTTGTGTCGGTCTCTTGAATCGCCTTCTGGCTCTTCGTTCATAAACGAGGGGGCCAAGACCTCATCAGGCATCACGCATTCACTAACATCCCCTGACATCCAAACAAGTGTTGCAGCACTAAACGGAG gtGCTCTGTGGTACCCAATGCACAGACAAACCCGAAAGAAACGTAAACCATATTCAAAACTTCAGCTGAACGAGTTAGAGGGCGAGTTCATCCTCAACGAGTTCATCACCAGACAGCGGAGGAGGGAACTGTCCGACCGGCTAAATCTCACGGACCAACAAGTGAAAATCTGGTTCCAGAATCGTCGAATGAAGAAGAAAAGGCTGTTGATGCGAGAGCAGGCTTTATCTTACTTTTAG